TTAACTCCACAGGGCTTTCAGTTATTCACATCGCTCGGCCATTTCTGTTTATGTGTCAGCGACAAGAAACTGTATGCCTTTGTCTAGCCAGGAAACCATCTCAGTAGCACAGAGTACaccctctgtgtttttcctttGACTGTTACTTTTCAGAAAGCTTCCTtttctgcttaaaaaaaaagccaccacCCACTCTGTTCCAATCCACATAAATTCTCACGCACAGAAACACGCCTGTCATGCAAGTGGCACCCTACTAACGTGACTAGAAAATAAAATGGGGTCATTCAAATTCAAAACAGTTGGAATGTACCTAATGAACACTAAATGTGAAAGCTGTGGGTGTGACATCTGCACCTTTTATCTATAGTGTGAAGCCATATTCTTGTACAGAGTGTTCAGCACACACATTACACTCAGAGTGAATGCAGCCGAGAGCAAGGTATATGGCAAATGTTTTACTTACAAGATGGAACCTGTAAATGTGTCAAATCCACAGTCCCTTCTTAGTCAAAATAATTGACAACAAAcctatttcttcatttttttatataaaatattcaaactTTGTGCAGTATAGTAGTACAAAACTATTGTTTATCTCACAAACAATCTCAATCACACCAAGACCATGATATGATCAttgtatcagactgtgtttattaaataaaataatttgctGTACTGCacaaagtgttttataaatcaTATGACTGTAAACAGAGCAAAGATTCCCGGCAATTCTTCAATATTGGCAATAATGTTGCCGACTGCTGGTGTTTGGCAAGGCCCTGGGGTTACAGGTGGAACAGACTGTAGATGAACTTTCTTTTGATCAGGCTCTCCGTCCTCTGAAAACGTATTagacctgcagacacacacgtTGTAGAAGGGTTAGATTTATTAAGAATTCTCCAACACAGTGAACTTTCCATCTCACATAAAATGACTACTTGTGTTTTTCAGAAATACTGTGTAAGACACGCTGGATGTGATTCTGAACCATAATCACTGTCCATAATCACTGTCTATAACCACTGTCTCTAAGGAGACACTTTCATAAGTTTCTGAGTTGCGCTGGCCAGATCAAGCTAGTGattaaaaatgtctgttaaACACAGCAGTAATTAGACGTCTTTTGAACCCATGTTTGGGAGTCAAGACAAGCAACATCATCTCTCACCGATTTGTTATTGCAGGTACCGCAGAGGCAGCCAAATAGGCCGTTGACCGCCTGGAAGCCACAGAGTACCAGTTCCACACAGGAAGCCACCAGCAAAGTGCTGAAGAGACCTACATTAAACTCGACCACATTTTTGGGCTGAGTGCAAATGCTCCAAAGATCGCGGTTTTGCAGGTAGCTCTCTGTACtgtccaaaaagaaaaaaaaagagtttttacACCACAAtcagagaagaaccacttttggttccctgaagaaacattcagtgggtgtttctctTAAAAACTAAAGCTAAGCTGAATCAGCTCAGCTTCAGGAATAGAACAGTATTATCTCTCATACCTGTTAGCGAATGGTCTTCCCCAGACACCTGCAGCAGAGCTGCACACAGGTCCATTAGCCATCCCTGCTGCGGCCACTCCCAGGCTGTATAAAGCTCCAGCCACACCAATCACAGCAAAGCCAATAGACAAGAACATCTAAAGGGCAAAGTACAAAACAGGCTGTTAATGGGAGGCTCACGTGGACACTGTAATGCACCCTAGAAAAGCCTGTCATACACCCAGTATTTAAACAATGACCATGTCATGTCATTTTATACCTCCACCTCATTGAATCTAAAGTGATTGCAGTGAAGAGGTGCAGCTTTTATgaagatttaatttaatttgaattAAGGAGTTTACCAAAAATATTGAATGAACAATTTGGGAATTATAGACCTTTTTTACACTGTCCCTTCATTTTCACAtgttcaaaagtaattggacaataaactgataagcagtttcatAGCAAGGTGTGGCCTGTTAACTCATTATGTGGTGACAAATTAAGGAGATAAAGGATCTGGAGTTGATCCCAGTGTTGAATTCACCATGGGAACTCTCAATATGCTATTGTCCAAAGAGATAAAAAGCTTAACAAGCCTAAAGGCTAGATATCATTGTCAAAATCTACAATCAAGAGACAGCTAAagtaaatacagagggtttactTCAAGATGCAGACCACTGATAGCACTCAAAAACAGAAAGATGAAGGAAAAATTTgcaaagtattaaaaataattcttaTATTCATAATTTTGTCAGTTTGTCTAATTActttttgagcctgtgaaaattaAGTGactaaaaatggctgtaattttCGGATAACAAATAACACAGTAGTTTTGTTAAACTCAccgaattaaagctgaaagccAGCACTTTAATCACACTGTGAttgaatcaaataaaaatatatacattttatcatAAAAGAATAACAT
This portion of the Salminus brasiliensis chromosome 9, fSalBra1.hap2, whole genome shotgun sequence genome encodes:
- the tm4sf21b gene encoding transmembrane 4 L6 family member 4 translates to MCTGKCSKFIGITLYPLALLSILCNILLFFPGWSVEFAEEDTEQNPRLTNEVKYMGGVLGGGIMVLIPAIHIHLTGKQGCCANRCGMFLSIGFAVIGVAGALYSLGVAAAGMANGPVCSSAAGVWGRPFANSTESYLQNRDLWSICTQPKNVVEFNVGLFSTLLVASCVELVLCGFQAVNGLFGCLCGTCNNKSV